The Primulina huaijiensis isolate GDHJ02 chromosome 17, ASM1229523v2, whole genome shotgun sequence genome window below encodes:
- the LOC140963459 gene encoding 18.2 kDa class I heat shock protein-like, whose protein sequence is MSMIPSFFGNRQGNIFDPFSLEIWDPFHGFPFSGAVANAKGQSRDASAFAAARIDWKETPEAHVFKADLPGLKKEEVKVEVEEGRVLLISGERSSEKEEKNDKWHSLERSSGKFLRRFRLPEDAKMDEIKAAMENGVLTVTVPKEEAKKPEVRAVDISG, encoded by the coding sequence ATGTCTATGATTCCTAGCTTCTTTGGCAACCGCCAGGGCAACATCTTCGATCCCTTTTCGCTAGAAATATGGGATCCATTTCACGGATTCCCATTCTCAGGTGCAGTGGCAAACGCCAAAGGCCAGTCCCGAGACGCATCAGCATTCGCCGCTGCGCGAATCGACTGGAAAGAGACACCGGAGGCCCACGTGTTCAAGGCGGATCTTCCGGGGCTTAAGAAGGAGGAGGTGAAAGTGGAGGTAGAAGAAGGTAGAGTGCTTCTGATCAGCGGAGAGAGAAGCAGTGAGAAGGAAGAGAAGAACGATAAATGGCATAGTCTGGAGAGAAGCAGCGGCAAATTCCTCCGCCGCTTTAGGCTGCCGGAGGATGCGAAGATGGACGAAATCAAGGCAGCGATGGAAAATGGAGTGCTCACAGTAACTGTACCGAAAGAGGAAGCGAAGAAGCCAGAAGTGAGGGCCGTCGATATTTCTGGTTGA
- the LOC140962381 gene encoding probable clathrin assembly protein At4g32285: MASSTVRKAIGAVKDHTSISLAKVTGNVAPDLEVLIVKATTHENEPADDKYVREISNMLSHSRGYVIVCVSAISKRLRKTRDWVVAVKTLMLVNRLLSDGDPVFGQEIMLASRKGTRVLNLSDFRDEAHSSSWEHSGFVRNYALYLDQKLDFMMCERKPSDFHGEKKRYGYGELRDQARYDTDRRLRSYGDLNEMQTERKEVTPDGEMEPWRILERLIQLLQILDRLLASKPTGAAKNSRMVLVALSLIVKDSFRLYADASNSLNFLLDHFLELEYASSVKAFDLYVNASKIFYELVVFYGWCKDIGVLRSSEFPEVEKITDKLLGTLEGFLREKANRPKSTEEIKEEVFTEIKEEKGPDIYEIKALPPPEYYNSPTMLQSLDEPKQHVTGDLVNLKDAISADEYGNKLALSFFSAPAPAVKNDAWEEFSTDGEPVLTSAWQNPAAESGKADWELALVESASHLSQQKANLAGGFDSLLLSGMYDQGSIRQQTNNSEMNVGSSSSVSLPLTSKHMPVLALPAPDGTVQPVVQQDPFAASLCVPPPSYVQIADMEKKQVLLTQEQRLWQQYASNGMQGQMVLANIAGTASYYGTPQATVLGAPAGYYYSPY; this comes from the coding sequence ATGGCATCTAGCACGGTCAGAAAAGCAATCGGGGCGGTGAAGGATCATACTAGCATAAGTTTAGCCAAAGTGACGGGAAATGTGGCCCCTGACCTCGAGGTGTTGATTGTGAAAGCCACAACACATGAAAATGAGCCTGCGGATGACAAGTATGTGAGGGAAATATCGAATATGTTATCGCATTCGAGAGGGTATGTTATAGTATGTGTTTCAGCGATTTCAAAAAGGCTGAGAAAAACCCGTGATTGGGTTGTGGCAGTGAAGACCTTGATGCTTGTGAATAGATTGTTGAGTGATGGGGACCCGGTTTTTGGACAGGAGATTATGTTGGCCAGTCGGAAGGGGACAAGAGTTCTAAATTTGTCAGATTTTCGAGATGAGGCTCACTCAAGCTCGTGGGAACATTCAGGATTTGTGAGGAACTATGCGTTGTATTTGGACCAGAAGCTTGATTTTATGATGTGTGAGAGGAAACCTAGTGATTTTCATGGTGAGAAGAAGAGGTATGGGTATGGAGAGCTTAGAGATCAAGCTCGTTATGATACGGACAGAAGGTTGAGGTCATATGGAGATCTGAATGAAATGCAAACGGAGAGGAAAGAAGTGACACCTGATGGGGAAATGGAGCCCTGGAGAATTTTGGAGAGATTAATTCAGttgctccagattcttgatcgacTATTGGCTTCTAAACCAACAGGAGCTGCTAAGAACAGTAGGATGGTGCTTGTGGCACTATCCTTGATTGTAAAAGACAGTTTCAGGCTTTATGCAGATGCATCTAATTCATTGAATTTTTTGCTCGACCATTTTTTGGAGCTAGAATATGCTAGCTCTGTTAAGGCTTTTGATTTGTATGTTAATGCGTCAAAGATTTTTTATGAACTTGTTGTGTTCTATGGTTGGTGTAAGGACATAGGGGTGCTGAGATCATCGGAATTCCCTGAAGTGGAGAAAATTACGGATAAACTTTTGGGAACTCTTGAGGGGTTCCTGAGGGAAAAGGCTAATAGGCCAAAGAGCACAGAGGAAATCAAGGAAGAGGTTTTCACGGAAATCAAAGAGGAGAAAGGGCCTGATATATATGAAATCAAAGCTCTCCCTCCACCAGAATATTACAACTCTCCGACCATGCTACAGTCCCTAGACGAGCCGAAGCAGCATGTCACTGGAGACCTGGTGAATTTGAAAGATGCAATCTCGGCTGATGAATATGGCAATAAATTGGCACTCTCTTTCTTTTCTGCGCCTGCTCCTGCCGTAAAAAATGATGCTTGGGAAGAATTTTCGACTGATGGAGAGCCTGTCTTGACTTCAGCATGGCAGAATCCGGCAGCTGAGAGTGGTAAAGCTGACTGGGAATTAGCCTTGGTGGAATCTGCCAGCCATTTATCACAGCAGAAGGCAAATCTCGCTGGTGGCTTTGATTCATTGCTATTAAGTGGAATGTATGATCAGGGCTCCATAAGGCAACAAACTAATAATTCTGAAATGAACGTTGGAAGTTCAAGCAGTGTATCATTGCCACTAACAAGCAAACATATGCCAGTTTTGGCATTACCTGCACCAGATGGAACGGTCCAACCAGTCGTGCAACAGGATCCATTTGCAGCATCTCTTTGCGTGCCACCACCTTCTTATGTTCAAATAGCTGATATGGAGAAGAAACAAGTGTTACTGACACAGGAACAGCGGCTTTGGCAGCAATATGCAAGCAATGGGATGCAAGGACAAATGGTCTTGGCCAATATTGCTGGTACTGCGAGCTACTATGGAACACCGCAAGCTACAGTCCTCGGAGCGCCTGCTGGGTATTATTACTCGCCCTACTAA